From Topomyia yanbarensis strain Yona2022 chromosome 1, ASM3024719v1, whole genome shotgun sequence, one genomic window encodes:
- the LOC131684672 gene encoding synaptobrevin homolog YKT6-like — translation MVKLYAISVFYKAPNDARVLKSTYDLQSFSFFQRGSVQEFISFASKTLVERTQAAARQSVKQDVYMCHVYVRADNLGAVIISDHEYPHRVAHTLLTKVLDDFSAKVSSDQWPSGNESSIDFKTLPALLSKYQDPREADALTKMQEDLDETKIILRNTIEAVLERGEKLDDLVYKSESLSMQSKAFYKTAKKTNSCCNFG, via the exons ATGGTCAAACTATACGCGATCAGTGTGTTCTATAAAGCACCAAACGATGCTCGAGTGCTAAAATCGACTTACGACCTACagagtttttccttttttcaaagaggATCAGTTCAGGAATTTATCAG TTTTGCCAGCAAAACACTCGTCGAGCGGACACAAGCAGCGGCACGCCAGTCGGTCAAGCAGGATGTCTACATGTGCCACGTCTACGTCCGAGCGGACAATCTCGGTGCGGTGATAATCTCCGATCACGAGTACCCCCATCGGGTAGCGCATACACTGTTGACCAAGGTTTTAGACGATTTCAGCGCCAAAGTTAGTTCAGATCAGTGGCCTTCCGGTAATGAGTCTTCGATCGATTTCAAAACTCTACCGGCTCTACTCAGTAAGTATCAGGATCCACGCGAAGCAGATGCACTGACGAAAATGCAAGAAGATTTAgatgaaacaaaaattatccTCCGTAATACAATCGAAGCCGTGCTGGAACGGGGTGAAAAGTTGGACGATCTGGTGTACAAATCGGAATCCCTTTCAATGCAAAGCAAAGCGTTCTACAAAACGGCTAAGAAAACTAACTCCTGCTGTAACTTTGGCTAA